One window from the genome of Treponema sp. OMZ 838 encodes:
- a CDS encoding RluA family pseudouridine synthase: MHNSQQNIVKKSIPIVYEDEAICIVNKPYGIPVQGGAHIAVCLTEILSKQLRTEIFPVHRLDKETSGLLVVAKSAAAARSCRTLFELRAVEKEYLALCFGSFEHSVNKKTLKLIPKEGIIDTPIMENGTPKPASSAYKLLAGTDAYSLFSVRLHTGRMHQIRIHLAGIGCPIIGDDKHGNFALNKQLWKTARIKKLQLCAYRLRFPIGGTLRLFTVPVPEHIQAAIDVLMPETICGLS; this comes from the coding sequence ATGCACAATAGTCAACAAAATATTGTAAAGAAATCCATTCCGATTGTATATGAGGACGAGGCAATTTGTATCGTCAATAAGCCTTACGGTATTCCGGTACAGGGCGGGGCGCACATTGCCGTGTGCCTTACCGAGATTTTAAGCAAGCAGCTCAGGACAGAAATATTTCCGGTACACCGGCTGGATAAAGAGACTTCCGGCTTATTGGTAGTTGCAAAAAGCGCCGCCGCCGCCCGTTCGTGCCGTACCTTGTTTGAGTTGCGGGCGGTCGAAAAGGAATATCTTGCATTATGCTTCGGCAGTTTTGAACATTCTGTAAATAAAAAAACACTGAAACTCATTCCGAAAGAAGGCATTATCGATACGCCGATTATGGAAAACGGCACGCCAAAGCCTGCCTCAAGTGCATACAAACTGCTTGCGGGTACTGACGCATACAGCTTGTTCTCCGTCCGATTGCATACCGGCAGAATGCACCAAATCCGTATTCACCTTGCCGGTATCGGCTGCCCGATTATCGGCGACGATAAGCACGGAAACTTTGCATTAAATAAACAGCTTTGGAAAACCGCCCGCATTAAAAAGCTCCAGCTCTGCGCATACCGCCTCCGATTTCCCATCGGCGGCACGCTTCGCCTTTTTACCGTGCCGGTACCCGAACATATACAGGCGGCTATCGATGTGCTGATGCCGGAAACTATATGCGGACTTTCTTGA
- a CDS encoding TraB/GumN family protein: MIAFKYVKKIVLLLMLSIALTACTTTGQGKRPSALSKPVLIERPERFFWEIRGNKGSVYVLGTIHVADKKFYPLEKNVLRAFDKADRLVSEIGGMAEMEALVGEMQTVIMKNMNTDPKKSLLNVLSEDELVFLYEMIGDDTMHRFALFNPWVLNTVLVQLLTFKAGMDPSDGIDMYLMQRAENKKIEALDTAEQQIAALSYGTFEDQLAILKDSIQALRDIDKSIAEVHTIRDLYLSNNRKKLSALLVELLLEVPSSFSEKKAQAYIDALLTDRNRIWAQKFDEYLREGGNTFVFAGTAHFLGKSSVFEIMRQKNMLE; encoded by the coding sequence ATGATAGCTTTTAAATATGTGAAAAAAATTGTGCTGCTACTGATGCTGAGTATCGCTCTTACTGCCTGTACGACTACGGGACAGGGTAAGCGGCCGTCAGCATTATCGAAGCCGGTGCTGATAGAACGTCCCGAACGCTTTTTTTGGGAGATACGGGGTAATAAGGGATCCGTTTATGTGCTCGGAACCATTCATGTTGCCGATAAAAAGTTTTATCCGCTTGAAAAGAATGTACTGCGTGCCTTCGATAAAGCCGACCGGTTGGTGAGTGAGATTGGCGGTATGGCCGAAATGGAAGCTCTCGTCGGTGAAATGCAAACCGTTATTATGAAAAATATGAATACCGACCCTAAAAAGAGTTTACTTAATGTCTTATCAGAGGATGAACTTGTTTTTCTGTATGAAATGATCGGTGATGATACGATGCACCGGTTCGCCTTATTTAATCCGTGGGTCTTAAATACGGTACTGGTTCAATTACTGACGTTTAAGGCTGGGATGGATCCCTCAGATGGTATCGATATGTATTTGATGCAGCGTGCGGAAAATAAGAAAATCGAGGCACTCGATACGGCAGAGCAGCAAATTGCAGCTTTGTCATACGGTACTTTTGAAGATCAGCTAGCAATATTAAAGGATTCTATACAAGCGCTGCGAGATATAGACAAGAGTATAGCGGAAGTACATACGATTCGAGACCTTTACCTCAGCAATAATCGAAAAAAACTTTCAGCGTTACTTGTCGAATTACTTTTGGAAGTACCGTCCTCTTTTTCTGAGAAAAAAGCGCAAGCTTATATCGATGCGTTGTTGACCGATCGGAACCGGATATGGGCACAGAAATTCGATGAATACCTGCGCGAAGGCGGCAATACGTTTGTCTTTGCCGGTACTGCGCACTTCCTTGGAAAGTCGAGTGTTTTTGAAATTATGCGGCAGAAGAATATGCTTGAGTAA
- the mraZ gene encoding division/cell wall cluster transcriptional repressor MraZ yields the protein MEKSVFSGEYNNTLDEKGRIMFPAKLRCLLPGSQVVITRGIDRCLWIFPPEEWALLSEKVMQSASLFQANSRLVLRRLIAPAQEIDIDKAGRVSIPQSLREYAQLEKDCVLLGINRYLELWDADEYRAYLEGSEADFHQASEDLGLIRF from the coding sequence GTGGAAAAAAGTGTGTTTTCAGGAGAGTATAATAATACGCTTGATGAAAAGGGACGTATTATGTTTCCTGCAAAATTACGCTGTTTACTACCGGGATCACAAGTAGTGATTACCCGCGGAATTGACCGCTGCTTATGGATATTTCCACCCGAAGAATGGGCATTGCTATCCGAAAAAGTTATGCAATCCGCTTCTTTGTTTCAGGCAAACTCCCGTCTTGTACTGCGCAGGCTTATCGCTCCCGCACAGGAAATAGACATTGATAAGGCCGGACGTGTTTCAATACCCCAAAGTTTACGTGAATACGCGCAGCTCGAAAAAGACTGCGTGCTATTGGGCATCAACCGTTATCTAGAATTATGGGATGCGGATGAATATCGGGCTTATCTGGAGGGAAGCGAGGCGGATTTCCATCAAGCGAGCGAGGACTTGGGGCTTATCCGTTTTTAA
- the rsmH gene encoding 16S rRNA (cytosine(1402)-N(4))-methyltransferase RsmH: protein MNFVHTPVLLQECLQLLAPETSDPLLIDGTLGEGGHSEAFLTRFPQLKVIGIDADPAIQAKARARLAPFGERMQFFLGWSDTFFDQYPQDRAAPSLILFDLGISLFHYMESKRGFSFSADEPLDMRINPNESLTAADIVNTYSEKKLADLLYLYAEERFSRPIARAIVAEREKHPFTEARQLSETVFHAVPTRFRHGPIHPATKTFQALRIAVNSELDRLPRLLEKAFSCLAAEGKMGVISFHSLEDRIVKLFFRDLAKSCICPPEMPICTCGGVPRAALLTKKPVGPSAEETAGNAPSRSARLRVIKKLSLRRS, encoded by the coding sequence ATGAACTTTGTACACACACCGGTTTTATTACAAGAATGCCTGCAATTGCTTGCCCCGGAAACATCCGACCCGCTTCTTATTGATGGAACATTAGGCGAAGGCGGCCACAGCGAAGCCTTTTTAACCCGTTTTCCGCAGTTAAAGGTTATCGGTATCGATGCCGACCCTGCTATTCAAGCAAAAGCAAGGGCACGGCTTGCCCCATTCGGCGAGCGTATGCAGTTTTTTTTAGGCTGGTCGGATACTTTTTTTGATCAATACCCTCAAGATAGAGCGGCGCCTTCGCTCATCTTATTTGACCTCGGTATTTCTCTTTTCCATTATATGGAATCAAAGCGCGGCTTTTCATTCAGCGCAGATGAACCGCTCGATATGCGTATCAATCCGAATGAATCGCTGACAGCCGCTGATATCGTAAACACCTACAGCGAAAAAAAACTCGCAGATTTACTGTACCTCTATGCGGAAGAACGCTTTTCGAGGCCGATTGCCCGCGCTATTGTTGCAGAACGGGAAAAGCACCCTTTTACGGAAGCGCGGCAGTTAAGTGAAACCGTATTCCATGCGGTTCCCACCCGCTTTAGACACGGCCCCATACATCCGGCAACCAAGACGTTCCAAGCCTTACGGATTGCCGTGAACAGCGAACTTGACCGGCTGCCGCGCCTGTTGGAAAAAGCTTTTTCGTGCCTTGCGGCAGAGGGTAAAATGGGCGTTATTTCCTTTCATTCGCTGGAAGACCGCATTGTTAAACTTTTTTTTAGAGACCTTGCAAAAAGCTGTATTTGCCCGCCTGAAATGCCGATATGTACATGTGGAGGCGTGCCCCGTGCAGCTTTGCTTACGAAAAAACCGGTCGGCCCCTCTGCCGAAGAGACAGCCGGTAACGCACCGTCCCGCAGCGCCCGGCTCCGCGTTATAAAAAAGCTCTCTTTGAGGAGGTCATAA
- a CDS encoding cell division protein FtsL: MKHLVALILTVSIPCLLFFTVKQSQVYNTLEREVNAYNNEQNRLIAENKRKISAISILSKPQRIEKIAVEELGMHKADSSQIIRISLDKEKKG; this comes from the coding sequence ATGAAACACCTTGTAGCTTTGATTCTTACCGTCAGTATTCCGTGTCTGCTTTTCTTCACTGTTAAGCAGTCTCAAGTTTATAATACACTTGAACGCGAAGTAAATGCCTATAACAATGAGCAGAATCGTCTGATTGCAGAAAACAAACGGAAGATTTCGGCTATTTCCATCCTCTCAAAACCGCAGCGGATCGAAAAGATCGCTGTGGAAGAATTGGGTATGCATAAAGCGGATTCCTCTCAAATTATCCGCATCTCCTTAGATAAGGAAAAGAAGGGATAA
- the murF gene encoding UDP-N-acetylmuramoyl-tripeptide--D-alanyl-D-alanine ligase has protein sequence MLLGWEALCTAVAGTFICNYSPYQGFDSVTTDSRTVGDHALFIPLRGTQQDGHRYIEQALQHGAACVLADAAYLGVQENTQLILTLCEKYQAACIRVDHTLKALQDAAAAYLEQFPQLIKIGVTGSNGKTTTKELLASIFAQKYRIIKNEGNLNSETGLPLSVFTVTKEHEVGIFELGMNRKGEITELAAVLKPNIAVITNIGTAHIGMLGSKDAIAQEKKEIFSCFDENSVGFVPAQDEYTAFLQEVPHGKIVTYSADPSSYTLEGLSGAEIRYRGETIRLPLPGIHNVQNTFAAIAVAEYCHIRLQSIKAGIEQMHALFGRSQIIRGPVTYLLDCYNANPDSMNAGLALCANIRVSGKKIYILASMKELGAESHAAHKAVCAAAFASDADALFFFGREMCTAAIEQENTANKPFFCFTEAFADKLRDTLDGLLNRNDFVFLKGSRSLALEQFEPILQKERV, from the coding sequence ATGTTGTTGGGTTGGGAGGCTCTCTGCACGGCAGTTGCGGGAACATTTATTTGCAATTATTCTCCTTATCAAGGTTTTGACTCTGTTACCACGGACAGCAGAACGGTAGGCGATCATGCGCTTTTTATTCCGTTGCGGGGTACACAGCAGGACGGACACCGCTATATCGAACAAGCGTTACAGCATGGAGCTGCTTGCGTACTTGCCGATGCAGCGTACCTCGGCGTTCAAGAAAACACTCAACTCATCCTCACCCTCTGTGAAAAATATCAGGCAGCCTGTATCCGCGTTGATCATACGCTAAAGGCATTGCAAGACGCCGCAGCGGCCTATCTGGAACAATTCCCGCAGCTCATTAAAATCGGGGTAACCGGTTCAAACGGTAAAACGACGACCAAAGAACTGCTTGCATCCATCTTTGCACAGAAATACCGAATTATAAAAAATGAGGGCAACCTCAATTCCGAAACAGGTTTGCCGCTGTCGGTTTTTACCGTAACGAAAGAACATGAAGTAGGCATTTTTGAACTTGGTATGAACCGGAAGGGAGAAATTACGGAGCTTGCCGCAGTCCTGAAACCGAACATTGCCGTTATCACCAATATCGGTACCGCTCACATCGGGATGCTCGGTTCCAAAGACGCTATTGCCCAGGAGAAAAAAGAAATTTTTTCCTGTTTTGATGAAAACTCCGTCGGATTCGTCCCCGCTCAAGATGAATATACGGCGTTCTTGCAAGAAGTACCGCACGGAAAAATAGTTACCTACAGTGCCGATCCCAGCTCCTATACCCTCGAAGGACTTTCCGGCGCGGAGATACGGTATCGGGGAGAAACTATCCGCTTACCGCTTCCGGGAATCCATAACGTACAAAACACCTTTGCCGCGATTGCCGTTGCGGAATACTGTCATATCCGGTTGCAGTCGATAAAAGCGGGCATCGAACAGATGCATGCCTTATTCGGAAGATCGCAAATTATCCGCGGGCCGGTAACCTATCTGCTCGATTGCTATAACGCAAATCCCGATTCGATGAATGCAGGGCTTGCTCTGTGTGCAAATATCCGGGTAAGCGGCAAAAAGATTTATATACTTGCCTCGATGAAGGAGCTGGGTGCAGAATCCCATGCTGCACACAAAGCCGTATGTGCAGCAGCCTTCGCTTCCGATGCCGACGCATTGTTCTTTTTCGGCAGAGAGATGTGTACGGCAGCCATCGAGCAAGAAAACACTGCAAATAAACCTTTTTTCTGCTTTACGGAAGCCTTTGCCGATAAACTCCGCGACACTTTAGACGGTTTATTAAACCGGAACGATTTTGTATTCCTGAAAGGATCCCGCAGCCTTGCGCTCGAGCAGTTTGAACCTATTCTGCAAAAGGAGCGGGTATGA
- the ftsW gene encoding putative lipid II flippase FtsW gives MMHHTIAVEKNINRDRYSFTFILLVLIMVGIGIAVLYSGSLHYAERFFDDSSYFLVRQFRNLLIGCIGLIFFSFFSFDHLRKLLPYLLIAGFIFLLLPFIPGIASPRNGANRWISIGGFSLQPSEFIKLLLIIFLANFFDKKADQLDVPLISILPPFFITSIFVLLIYLENDFSSAIFLMLIFMVMFFAAGGPLLWFLKGLIVTIPCAVLMVVTSTYRMKRVLSFISPDSDPLDTGYQINAAIEALAGSGLYGTGIGNGVHKISSVPEIYSDFIFVAWAEEMGFLGVCGYLALLLAFTAVAYLIAFSCKNRFGCYVAFGAASSIVLQSFLNLGVVVRLLPATGIPLPFFSFGGSSLITSLCLCGLIINVSSYTKRSAS, from the coding sequence ATGATGCACCACACTATCGCCGTCGAAAAGAATATCAACCGCGACCGGTACAGCTTCACATTTATTCTGCTCGTACTCATCATGGTTGGAATCGGAATTGCCGTTCTCTATTCGGGTTCTTTGCATTATGCCGAACGGTTTTTTGATGATTCTTCTTACTTCCTTGTCCGGCAATTCCGTAATCTCCTTATAGGCTGCATCGGTCTCATCTTTTTTTCATTCTTCAGTTTTGATCATTTACGAAAACTGCTGCCCTATCTACTGATAGCAGGCTTTATTTTTCTGTTGCTTCCCTTTATTCCGGGCATCGCTTCACCGCGAAACGGCGCCAACCGCTGGATTTCCATCGGAGGTTTCAGTTTGCAGCCGTCGGAATTTATCAAACTTCTGCTCATTATCTTTCTTGCAAACTTCTTTGATAAAAAAGCAGATCAATTGGATGTTCCGCTGATTTCAATATTGCCGCCTTTTTTTATCACATCCATATTCGTATTGCTAATATACCTTGAAAATGATTTTTCGAGTGCAATTTTTTTAATGCTTATCTTTATGGTGATGTTTTTTGCGGCAGGAGGACCGCTGCTCTGGTTCCTGAAGGGATTGATTGTTACCATTCCCTGCGCGGTACTTATGGTTGTTACCTCAACCTACCGGATGAAGCGTGTACTCTCTTTTATCTCCCCCGATAGCGATCCGCTCGATACGGGTTATCAAATCAATGCAGCCATCGAAGCGCTTGCCGGCAGCGGTCTTTACGGTACGGGAATAGGGAACGGTGTACATAAAATTTCGAGTGTTCCCGAAATATACTCCGATTTTATTTTTGTCGCATGGGCGGAAGAAATGGGCTTTTTAGGCGTCTGCGGCTATCTTGCACTCTTGCTTGCATTTACCGCGGTAGCCTATTTGATTGCGTTTTCCTGTAAGAATCGCTTCGGCTGCTATGTTGCATTCGGAGCAGCATCGTCAATCGTCCTTCAATCTTTTTTAAATTTAGGAGTCGTTGTCCGTCTGCTGCCTGCAACCGGTATTCCCCTCCCCTTTTTCTCATTCGGAGGATCTTCGCTCATTACCAGTCTTTGCCTATGCGGACTGATTATCAATGTTTCAAGTTATACAAAAAGGAGTGCTTCATAA
- a CDS encoding cell division protein FtsQ/DivIB, translated as MSDIIGLQNHAYTEPRQLPQAVKKTKGKQLLKILILAMLLFLAGESVYHLFILPFNSTAKIQVLGNDTISEAELKKAVGLTGTEKWGKIDKDVLLHRVASYPLVAEARVLKKYPDKVLIEITERKPVGVLLATVSGRTIPMEIDKTGTVFKTASKKGQPELPVISGLSFQTIRAGMKVHKQLVPLFKQLDLLQKKNPVLLSEISEIKIEQKKYGGFDLILYPVQTQVKVRTDSTLNEERLRYMMLALDVIQKFDLSAEIEELDVRAGTASYRLRGEANE; from the coding sequence ATGTCTGATATTATCGGTTTACAAAACCACGCATATACCGAACCGCGTCAATTACCTCAAGCCGTTAAAAAAACAAAAGGAAAGCAGCTCCTGAAAATCCTTATTTTAGCGATGCTGTTATTTTTAGCAGGAGAGTCCGTCTATCACCTTTTTATTCTGCCTTTTAATTCAACGGCAAAGATACAGGTCTTAGGAAATGATACCATTTCCGAAGCGGAACTGAAAAAAGCTGTCGGTCTGACCGGAACGGAAAAATGGGGAAAGATCGATAAAGATGTGTTATTGCATCGGGTTGCAAGTTATCCGCTCGTTGCGGAAGCACGGGTACTCAAAAAGTATCCGGACAAAGTGCTAATTGAAATAACCGAACGGAAGCCGGTCGGTGTCTTGCTTGCAACAGTCAGCGGACGCACTATCCCGATGGAAATAGATAAAACGGGAACAGTATTTAAAACGGCTTCCAAGAAAGGGCAGCCGGAGCTGCCTGTTATCAGCGGTCTTTCCTTTCAGACTATACGGGCGGGAATGAAGGTGCACAAGCAGCTTGTACCGCTGTTCAAGCAGCTGGATCTTTTGCAGAAAAAAAATCCGGTTTTACTCAGCGAGATATCTGAAATAAAAATTGAACAGAAAAAATACGGCGGTTTTGATCTCATCCTCTATCCGGTACAAACACAAGTTAAGGTACGTACCGACAGTACATTGAATGAGGAGCGATTGCGGTATATGATGTTGGCATTGGATGTCATACAAAAATTTGATCTGAGTGCGGAGATTGAGGAGTTGGATGTACGGGCAGGAACCGCTTCCTACCGCTTAAGAGGTGAAGCCAATGAGTGA